From Virgibacillus ihumii, the proteins below share one genomic window:
- a CDS encoding HesB/IscA family protein: MVITITDKAADQVKEMMQGEEEGVRLRFGIKGGGCSGLSYSLGFEHDVNDDLDNMYDINGIPVVIFNQDEPIIEGTTIDYKQNMMGGGFAIENPNAIVSCGCGSSFKAKNREGTPENC, from the coding sequence ATGGTTATTACCATTACGGATAAAGCAGCTGATCAGGTGAAAGAAATGATGCAAGGTGAAGAAGAAGGTGTTCGTCTGCGTTTCGGTATTAAAGGTGGTGGCTGCAGCGGGCTTTCGTACTCACTCGGATTTGAACACGACGTGAATGATGATTTGGATAATATGTATGATATCAACGGAATCCCGGTTGTAATTTTCAATCAGGATGAACCGATTATAGAAGGTACAACAATTGATTATAAACAAAACATGATGGGCGGCGGGTTTGCAATTGAGAATCCGAACGCAATTGTTTCTTGCGGCTGCGGCTCTTCGTTTAAAGCGAAGAATCGTGAGGGCACGCCGGAAAATTGCTAA
- the dapF gene encoding diaminopimelate epimerase gives MKIPYTKMHGLGNNYIYIDLFHFDLDERFFPEVARRVSDVNTGIGSDGMIVIHPSDVADVGMRIFNKDGSEGMNCGNGLRCVAKYVVEKGIVETEDFKIQTKANVVEAVVPSADGIVNDITINMGEPILQRSLIPMMGTDEDKVVAEPFVTDGKELKVTAVSMGNPHAIFFVDRIEDAPLHELGPVITDDLRFPDQVNVEFVEVVSSDELNFRVWERGSGITQACGTGACASVVAAVLNGKSERGKEVTVHLSGGDLVVNWDLNGVVWMTGGAEIITEGVYFFRD, from the coding sequence ATGAAGATACCTTATACAAAAATGCATGGACTTGGCAATAATTATATTTATATTGATTTATTTCATTTTGATTTGGATGAGCGTTTTTTTCCTGAGGTGGCGCGCCGGGTATCGGATGTCAATACAGGTATCGGATCAGATGGCATGATTGTGATTCATCCAAGCGATGTTGCGGATGTTGGGATGCGGATTTTTAATAAAGATGGCTCTGAAGGTATGAACTGTGGAAACGGACTACGCTGCGTCGCAAAGTATGTTGTTGAAAAAGGGATTGTAGAAACAGAGGATTTTAAAATTCAAACGAAAGCCAATGTAGTCGAAGCGGTGGTCCCATCCGCGGATGGTATTGTTAATGACATAACAATTAACATGGGTGAACCGATTTTGCAGCGGTCCCTCATTCCAATGATGGGTACAGATGAGGATAAAGTTGTTGCTGAACCTTTTGTAACTGATGGTAAAGAATTGAAGGTTACCGCGGTTTCAATGGGAAATCCGCATGCGATTTTTTTTGTGGATCGTATTGAAGATGCTCCACTTCATGAATTGGGGCCGGTTATAACGGACGATTTGCGGTTTCCAGACCAGGTAAACGTTGAATTTGTTGAAGTGGTTTCATCCGATGAACTGAATTTCCGTGTCTGGGAGCGTGGTTCAGGAATTACCCAGGCATGTGGAACCGGAGCATGTGCGTCTGTTGTCGCTGCCGTTCTTAATGGAAAGTCCGAGCGAGGAAAAGAGGTCACCGTCCACTTGAGCGGTGGTGATTTGGTTGTTAATTGGGATTTAAATGGAGTGGTCTGGATGACCGGCGGGGCGGAAATCATTACGGAAGGCGTTTATTTTTTCCGGGATTGA
- a CDS encoding YuzD family protein encodes MGKNLQITVYGAEQICASCVGAPGSKDTYEWLQAAIGRKYVADDITYEYIDIDNPPEIEKHQDFAERIFEEDLFYPIVFVNDELVAEGIPRLKPIYKELDKHGIELQS; translated from the coding sequence ATGGGAAAAAATTTGCAGATTACCGTTTACGGGGCGGAACAGATTTGTGCGAGTTGTGTTGGTGCCCCTGGATCAAAGGATACGTATGAATGGTTGCAGGCAGCAATTGGCAGGAAGTATGTTGCCGATGATATTACGTATGAGTATATCGATATTGATAATCCGCCTGAAATTGAAAAACATCAGGATTTTGCAGAACGAATTTTTGAAGAGGATTTATTCTATCCGATTGTCTTTGTAAATGATGAATTGGTTGCTGAGGGTATTCCACGGCTTAAGCCCATTTATAAAGAGTTGGATAAGCATGGAATCGAATTGCAATCATAA
- a CDS encoding NifU family protein yields the protein MQEQVQEVLSKLRPFLLRDGGDVELIDVDDDGIVLLRLMGACGNCPSSTITLKAGIERALMAEVPGVTEIEQVF from the coding sequence ATGCAAGAGCAAGTACAGGAAGTGTTAAGCAAATTACGCCCATTTTTACTGCGCGACGGTGGAGATGTGGAGTTAATTGATGTTGATGATGATGGCATTGTACTTCTTCGTCTCATGGGTGCGTGTGGCAACTGCCCAAGTTCCACGATTACTTTGAAAGCTGGGATTGAGCGTGCATTAATGGCTGAAGTTCCCGGTGTAACAGAAATCGAACAGGTATTTTAA
- the ltrA gene encoding group II intron reverse transcriptase/maturase produces the protein MRPKRKFYSIIDKVYRMSNLYDAWNAVKTNKGSAGVDGETILWFEAQLEQNLREVQRLLKQQRYRPEPVLRHYIPKGDGKKKRPLGIPTVRDRIIQQAVRQMMEPLFDRDFYPHSYGFRKGHSQHQAVDVVRRAKKNGYEYVVDLDIQSYFDNIPHDLLMEKVKTKIADGRVLDLIEMWLKAGVMEDDRFYDTTSGSPQGGVISPLLANVYLDEFDWKMNQQGFPVVRFADDAIIFCKTKIKANRAYKAAEEILEGNLKLTMHPEKTKVVHFDEGFRFLGFHFWKDYLVLPDERARKVKDKIRHLSRRQQGKSLAEVIHKLNEVIRGFANYFRIGNVKKKFERLNEWIRMRVRAYMRKKRSMESNWRIPNKVLAQAGLVSMVSLFTKRS, from the coding sequence ATGCGACCAAAGCGCAAATTTTATTCCATCATTGATAAGGTGTACCGCATGAGTAACCTGTACGATGCATGGAATGCCGTTAAGACCAATAAAGGTAGCGCCGGGGTAGATGGTGAAACCATCCTATGGTTTGAGGCGCAGTTGGAACAAAATCTTAGAGAAGTCCAACGGCTTTTGAAGCAACAGCGTTATCGACCGGAACCGGTACTACGTCACTATATCCCAAAAGGGGACGGCAAAAAGAAACGACCGCTGGGCATCCCCACTGTAAGGGACCGAATCATCCAACAAGCCGTACGGCAAATGATGGAACCCTTGTTTGACCGGGACTTTTATCCACACAGTTATGGGTTTCGAAAGGGACATTCCCAACATCAGGCAGTGGACGTCGTAAGACGTGCGAAGAAGAATGGGTATGAATACGTGGTGGATTTGGATATCCAATCGTATTTCGATAATATCCCGCATGACTTATTGATGGAAAAAGTCAAAACAAAAATCGCCGACGGGCGAGTACTTGATTTGATTGAAATGTGGTTAAAAGCAGGTGTCATGGAAGACGATCGGTTCTATGACACGACTTCCGGCTCTCCTCAGGGAGGGGTCATATCACCGTTATTGGCGAATGTCTATTTGGATGAATTTGATTGGAAAATGAACCAACAAGGATTTCCAGTTGTACGTTTCGCGGACGATGCGATTATTTTCTGTAAAACGAAGATAAAAGCTAATCGAGCGTATAAAGCAGCTGAAGAGATATTGGAAGGCAATTTAAAGCTCACGATGCATCCCGAAAAGACGAAAGTCGTTCATTTTGATGAAGGATTTCGTTTTCTGGGGTTTCATTTCTGGAAAGACTATCTAGTCCTTCCAGATGAAAGAGCCCGAAAGGTTAAAGATAAAATAAGGCATCTATCAAGAAGACAACAAGGTAAGAGTCTGGCAGAAGTGATTCACAAACTGAATGAAGTCATTCGGGGATTTGCCAATTACTTCAGGATAGGAAATGTCAAAAAGAAATTCGAACGTCTGAATGAATGGATTCGAATGAGGGTGCGAGCTTATATGAGGAAAAAGCGTTCCATGGAGTCGAATTGGCGCATACCCAATAAAGTGTTAGCACAAGCGGGATTGGTTTCAATGGTCAGCTTATTCACCAAACGTTCCTAA
- a CDS encoding 2-hydroxyacid dehydrogenase — protein sequence MKPVIYVTRKIPESLLEPYQDQFAFRMWEKADEPVPRDVLLKEVNDAEGLLCLLTEQIDRELLDHAEKLKIVANMAVGFDNVDVAAAEEKGVTVTNTPDVLTATTADLTFALLMATARRIVEASEYIKKDAWENWSPYLLAGADVHQKTIGIVGMGRIGQAVASRAKGFDMNVLYHARSRKPDAEQELGAVYKEFDELLAEADFVVCLVPLTDETANLFDREAFGKMKRSAVFVNVSRGGTVDENALYDALTDGTIRAAGLDVFKGEPISADHQLVKLANVVALPHIGSASEETRSKMLKLCLDNLAAVFNGKDPLTPVNNG from the coding sequence GTGAAACCAGTTATTTATGTAACACGGAAGATTCCAGAAAGTTTGCTGGAACCCTATCAGGATCAGTTTGCATTTCGGATGTGGGAAAAAGCGGATGAACCAGTGCCACGGGATGTGCTGTTGAAGGAAGTGAATGATGCGGAAGGGCTGCTTTGTTTGTTGACCGAGCAGATTGACCGTGAATTGCTGGATCATGCGGAAAAGTTGAAAATTGTTGCCAACATGGCGGTCGGTTTTGACAATGTGGATGTTGCTGCTGCAGAGGAGAAGGGTGTCACGGTAACGAATACACCTGACGTGCTGACGGCGACAACTGCTGATTTGACATTCGCACTCCTGATGGCGACTGCCCGTCGGATAGTGGAAGCAAGTGAATATATTAAAAAAGATGCCTGGGAAAATTGGTCACCATACTTGCTGGCTGGTGCTGATGTACATCAAAAAACGATCGGAATTGTCGGAATGGGCAGAATCGGGCAGGCGGTGGCAAGTCGTGCAAAAGGCTTTGATATGAATGTATTGTATCATGCACGGTCACGCAAGCCTGACGCTGAACAGGAATTAGGTGCGGTGTATAAAGAATTTGATGAACTGCTGGCGGAAGCTGATTTTGTAGTTTGTCTTGTCCCGTTAACGGATGAAACTGCGAATTTATTTGACCGGGAGGCTTTTGGGAAGATGAAGCGGTCAGCAGTTTTCGTGAATGTTTCGCGCGGTGGTACTGTTGATGAGAATGCCTTATACGATGCGTTGACAGACGGAACGATTCGTGCCGCTGGATTGGATGTTTTCAAAGGTGAACCAATCAGTGCTGATCACCAGCTTGTCAAGCTCGCTAATGTGGTTGCATTGCCGCACATAGGGTCGGCAAGTGAGGAAACCCGCTCCAAAATGCTCAAGCTGTGTCTTGATAATCTTGCAGCAGTGTTTAATGGGAAGGATCCATTAACTCCGGTTAATAATGGTTAA
- a CDS encoding phosphatidylglycerophosphatase A family protein has product MDKNTQQSELELKAREWMTQRGVTLDDIAELVYYLQAKYHENLSMDDCLHNVDQVLKKREVQNAILTGIQLDVLAEKKLLDQPLQKTIETDESLYGIDEIVAFAIVNVYGSIGFTNYGYIDKQKPGILQKLNDKSTGECHTFLDDIVGAIAAAASSRLAHGTADVKQLDD; this is encoded by the coding sequence ATGGACAAAAACACACAACAAAGCGAATTGGAATTAAAAGCAAGAGAATGGATGACACAACGAGGAGTTACACTGGATGACATTGCCGAACTGGTATATTATCTCCAGGCAAAATATCATGAAAATCTAAGCATGGACGACTGCCTGCACAACGTCGACCAAGTATTAAAAAAACGGGAAGTGCAAAATGCCATCCTGACGGGAATTCAGCTTGATGTACTTGCGGAGAAAAAACTGCTCGATCAGCCACTGCAAAAAACAATTGAAACGGATGAGAGCCTGTATGGAATAGACGAAATCGTTGCCTTTGCCATTGTAAATGTCTACGGATCAATCGGCTTCACGAACTATGGCTATATTGACAAACAAAAGCCAGGCATTCTGCAGAAGCTGAACGACAAATCAACCGGAGAATGCCATACATTTCTCGATGACATCGTTGGAGCCATTGCCGCTGCCGCATCAAGCAGACTTGCACATGGTACAGCTGATGTAAAACAACTGGATGACTAA
- a CDS encoding TIGR01457 family HAD-type hydrolase, giving the protein MKTYKAYLIDLDGTMYRGNERIEAAGEFVDKLAAKGIPYLFLTNNSSKKPEQISDKLEQMDIRSTPEHVFTSSMATAKYIRKQKEGARCFVIGEEGLHNAIQGEGLSISDNNCDFVVVGIDHNISYEKLSTACIAVRNGASFISTNSDVAIPTERGLEPGNGALTSVISVSTGREPTFIGKPEEIIMEQALAVIGSSKADTLMIGDNYHTDIRAGMDAGLDTLMVFTGVTSFADYSGLAKKPTHYVKNLYEWIERI; this is encoded by the coding sequence TTGAAGACATATAAAGCATACTTAATTGATTTGGACGGAACGATGTACAGAGGGAACGAACGGATTGAGGCGGCCGGAGAGTTTGTTGATAAGCTGGCCGCAAAAGGTATACCGTATTTATTTTTAACGAATAATTCCTCCAAAAAACCGGAGCAGATTTCGGATAAATTGGAACAGATGGATATCAGGTCGACGCCGGAACATGTTTTTACATCCAGTATGGCGACGGCGAAATATATTCGGAAGCAAAAAGAAGGTGCGCGGTGTTTTGTAATTGGCGAGGAAGGACTGCACAATGCAATTCAAGGAGAAGGTCTCAGCATAAGCGATAATAATTGTGATTTTGTGGTAGTCGGCATTGACCACAATATCAGTTATGAGAAGCTGTCAACAGCATGTATTGCAGTCCGGAATGGCGCATCGTTCATCTCGACCAACAGTGATGTGGCGATTCCGACCGAGCGTGGTTTGGAGCCGGGTAATGGTGCGTTGACTTCGGTGATTTCCGTGAGCACGGGCAGGGAGCCGACTTTTATCGGGAAACCGGAAGAGATTATCATGGAACAGGCTTTGGCTGTAATCGGTTCATCCAAAGCGGATACACTGATGATTGGTGATAATTATCATACCGATATCCGTGCCGGGATGGATGCCGGGCTGGATACGCTGATGGTTTTTACCGGTGTTACATCGTTCGCTGATTATTCTGGTTTGGCAAAAAAGCCGACGCACTATGTGAAAAATTTATATGAATGGATAGAAAGAATCTAA
- a CDS encoding DUF86 domain-containing protein — MYFVDRKQIEETLDYMNELLAEVKKHQFGSFMEKLYLERTVHMVIESMLDVGNMMIDGFIMRDPGSYEDIIDILVDEKVVPKSHDEGLKVVIQLRKHLVKEYLSVDHELLEKTLKNHMEKLSEFSSYVRKYLDTELGVANAFIKNDD; from the coding sequence AAACAAATAGAAGAAACACTTGATTATATGAATGAACTGCTGGCAGAGGTAAAAAAGCATCAGTTCGGTTCATTTATGGAAAAATTATATTTGGAACGAACGGTACATATGGTGATCGAATCGATGCTTGATGTCGGGAACATGATGATTGACGGATTTATTATGCGTGATCCGGGCAGCTATGAGGATATTATTGATATTCTGGTTGATGAAAAAGTGGTGCCGAAGAGTCATGATGAAGGATTGAAGGTAGTTATTCAGCTGCGGAAACATCTTGTTAAAGAGTATTTGTCTGTTGATCACGAATTGCTGGAGAAAACTCTAAAGAACCATATGGAAAAGCTGTCAGAATTCAGTTCCTATGTAAGAAAATATTTGGACACAGAACTTGGAGTGGCGAATGCATTTATAAAGAATGATGATTAG